A stretch of DNA from Noviherbaspirillum sedimenti:
GGAGCAGGCATGAGTCAGGTCGAAAACACCAAACGGCCGTGGGGGCCGATCATGCAGATCGCCTACGTTGTTGATGATCTGGACGCTGCCATCGATTACTGGACAGGTGTGATGGGTGTCGGTCCATTCTTTCTGATCGAGCGGCCCGTTTTTGAAAACGGCTACTACGAAAATGCACCGCAAGTGATGAACATGACCGCGGCCATGGCGTTTTCAGGTGGCCTTCAGGTCGAGCTGATCCTGCAGCACGACGACACGCCATCCATCTTCACGCAACGACGCCCCAAGGACAATGGCGTTCACCATCTGGCGGCGCTGACCGAGGATATCGATGCAGCCGTTGACTATCTCGAAGCCCGGGGCGGTCGCCGTCTTCAGGGCGCCGACGTGGGTGGCGGACGCATCGCCTATGTCGATACCGGCACGCCTGCCGGCATTCTGGAGCTGGCCCAGCTGGCTCCGGAGGTCCTGCAGCTATTCGATGTGATCCGCGCCGCCGGCGCCGCCTGGGATGGGCAGCAACGGATCATGACGCTCTGACCCATTCCGCCCGGAGCAGTCACCTCAGGGTGCTGCTCTGGGCGCATAGAGGTCATGCTGTGGCGTCATCGGAAAATCAGGATCAGTGCTTTCATCGGGCACTGCAATTTTTATCTGGAACCGGCATGAATCAGAATGAAGTTGCTGCGCGGCCGTGGGGTCCGATCATGCAGATCGCCTACGTTGTCGATGATCTCGACACTGCCATCGATCATTGGACTGGTGTAATGGGCGTTGGCCCGTTTTACCTGAAGCGTCCCGATCTGGAAAACGCTTACTACGAAAATGAGCCGTTGACGGTGAATATGACTGCGGCGGTAGCGTTCTCAAACGGCCTTCAGA
This window harbors:
- a CDS encoding VOC family protein, encoding MSQVENTKRPWGPIMQIAYVVDDLDAAIDYWTGVMGVGPFFLIERPVFENGYYENAPQVMNMTAAMAFSGGLQVELILQHDDTPSIFTQRRPKDNGVHHLAALTEDIDAAVDYLEARGGRRLQGADVGGGRIAYVDTGTPAGILELAQLAPEVLQLFDVIRAAGAAWDGQQRIMTL